In Promicromonospora sp. Populi, one genomic interval encodes:
- a CDS encoding tryptophan-rich sensory protein → MNDHSSNDRVQQVVVTLSFLVCIIGSMIGVGVFGGTPIASAAGGALAADATLLAPASPAFSVWTVVYLGLAGYTALQWFPSPAAAQRQRRLRLPVAASMFLNAAWILVVQAGWLWVSVVVIAVLLGVLARIFVILLSSRAAGAVERLLVDGTLGLYLGWVCVATVANVAAALTASGFDGGSIDPAWWAVATLVMVGVVGVALAVRGSGRIAVAAAIAWGLAWIAVARWDGTPQSVPTAVAAAATAVIVLGVTVGLRVLATTRSTGKAAA, encoded by the coding sequence ATGAACGACCACAGTTCCAACGACCGGGTTCAGCAGGTCGTCGTCACCCTCAGCTTCCTGGTCTGCATCATCGGATCCATGATCGGGGTCGGGGTGTTCGGCGGTACGCCGATCGCGTCGGCGGCCGGCGGCGCGCTTGCCGCCGACGCGACCCTGCTCGCACCGGCGTCCCCGGCTTTCTCGGTGTGGACCGTGGTCTATCTCGGCCTCGCGGGGTACACCGCGCTCCAGTGGTTCCCCAGCCCTGCAGCGGCGCAGCGACAGCGCCGGCTGCGGCTGCCGGTGGCCGCGAGCATGTTCCTCAACGCCGCATGGATCCTCGTGGTCCAGGCGGGCTGGCTCTGGGTGAGCGTCGTGGTCATCGCTGTGCTGCTCGGGGTGCTCGCCCGGATCTTCGTGATCCTGCTGAGCTCCCGGGCAGCCGGAGCCGTGGAGCGCCTCCTGGTGGACGGGACGCTCGGCCTCTACCTCGGTTGGGTCTGTGTGGCGACCGTCGCCAACGTCGCGGCGGCTCTGACCGCCTCGGGGTTCGACGGCGGGAGCATCGATCCGGCTTGGTGGGCGGTCGCGACCCTCGTGATGGTCGGCGTGGTCGGGGTTGCTCTGGCCGTGCGGGGCAGCGGCCGCATAGCCGTGGCCGCTGCGATCGCCTGGGGCCTGGCCTGGATCGCCGTGGCTCGCTGGGACGGCACGCCGCAATCCGTCCCGACGGCGGTGGCGGCGGCCGCCACAGCCGTCATCGTCCTGGGCGTCACGGTGGGCCTACGTGTGCTTGCCACGACGCGCAGCACCGGCAAGGCCGCCGCGTGA
- a CDS encoding deoxyribodipyrimidine photo-lyase, which yields MTDAPALIWFRRDLRVADQPTFLAAGENRRALALFVLDPRLLAPAGEARLWFLYGCLQALDQSLGGRLLVVEGDPVDVVPRVAREIDAGAVHVAADFGPYGQVRDHDVERALVKEDRELVRSGSPYAVSPGRVRAADGGRYRVFTPFRRAWADHGWRQPARTDASYLDWIDPETVAVEATPVPDLPAVDADLPEPGEAAAHRRWERFRHDHLDAYADGRDRPDRPGTSRMSVYLKYGCVHPRTLLADIGASMSDGAQSFRSELAWRDFYAEILDQRPDSARRNYNRAFDALVTDSGQHADRLFAAWQEGRTGFPIVDAGMRQLRAEGWMHNRVRMITASFLVKDLHLPWWWGARHFMQLLVDGDLASNQHGWQWVAGSGTDAAPYFRVFNPVLQGERFDPDGDYVRKYVPELTDVTGKAVHQPWKLSDGPPAGYPAPVVDHKYERAVALDRYEAVKEAQHREREMR from the coding sequence ATGACCGACGCCCCAGCACTGATCTGGTTCCGCCGCGACCTGCGCGTGGCCGACCAGCCCACGTTCCTGGCCGCGGGGGAGAACCGGCGCGCGCTCGCCCTGTTCGTGCTCGACCCGCGCCTGCTCGCGCCGGCCGGGGAAGCGCGGCTGTGGTTCCTGTACGGCTGCCTGCAGGCCCTGGACCAGAGCCTGGGCGGGCGGCTCCTGGTGGTCGAGGGCGACCCGGTCGACGTCGTCCCGCGGGTCGCTCGCGAGATCGACGCCGGCGCCGTCCACGTCGCCGCCGACTTCGGACCGTACGGCCAGGTCCGTGACCACGACGTCGAGCGCGCGCTGGTCAAGGAGGATCGGGAACTTGTACGCAGCGGCTCGCCCTACGCGGTGTCTCCCGGCCGTGTCCGGGCCGCGGACGGAGGCCGCTACCGCGTGTTCACGCCGTTTCGTCGGGCCTGGGCCGACCACGGATGGCGGCAGCCGGCCCGGACGGATGCCAGCTACCTCGACTGGATCGATCCCGAGACGGTGGCCGTCGAGGCCACACCGGTGCCCGACCTGCCCGCCGTCGACGCAGACCTGCCCGAGCCGGGAGAGGCGGCGGCGCACCGGCGCTGGGAGCGGTTCCGGCACGACCACCTCGACGCGTACGCCGACGGCCGGGACCGGCCCGACCGCCCGGGCACCTCACGCATGTCGGTCTACCTGAAGTACGGCTGTGTACACCCGCGCACCCTGCTCGCCGACATCGGGGCCAGCATGTCGGACGGCGCGCAGTCGTTCCGCAGCGAGCTCGCGTGGCGCGACTTCTACGCCGAGATCCTCGACCAGCGTCCCGACTCCGCTCGCCGCAACTACAACCGTGCTTTCGACGCGCTCGTGACCGACAGCGGGCAGCACGCCGACCGGCTGTTCGCCGCCTGGCAGGAGGGACGCACCGGGTTTCCGATCGTCGACGCCGGGATGCGGCAGCTGCGGGCCGAGGGCTGGATGCACAACCGGGTGCGCATGATCACGGCGTCGTTCCTCGTCAAGGACCTGCACCTGCCCTGGTGGTGGGGTGCCAGGCACTTCATGCAGCTGCTCGTCGACGGCGACCTCGCCTCCAACCAGCACGGCTGGCAGTGGGTGGCCGGCAGCGGCACCGACGCCGCCCCGTACTTCCGCGTGTTCAACCCGGTGCTGCAGGGGGAACGGTTCGACCCGGACGGTGACTACGTGCGGAAGTACGTCCCCGAGCTCACGGACGTTACCGGCAAGGCCGTGCACCAGCCCTGGAAGCTGTCCGACGGTCCGCCCGCCGGATATCCCGCACCCGTCGTCGACCACAAGTACGAGCGCGCAGTGGCGCTGGACCGGTATGAAGCGGTCAAGGAGGCTCAGCACCGCGAACGCGAAATGCGCTGA
- a CDS encoding LacI family DNA-binding transcriptional regulator, which translates to MSTIGDVARVAGVSRSTVSHALSGKRPISLATRERIDEAIRELKYTANAGARALATSKSSILGLIVPFTPEEFAPATMQYVLAITETARSLGYDVLLVTEDEGSAGITRISESNLVDGVILLDVKRHDDRLAALAEARCPAVLIGVPEGDVELDVVDLDFTAAGGLLVQHLHDEGHREAVFVTLPDAIFRLELAYAWLFRDAVVAKAAELGVELHAVEGDADPERRAAAISSALDAHPEATALLVHNDGALADLQQILHERTLRVPEDLAVVSLYPEQFGRMFSLPYTAIETSAARVAADAVHLLASRIDDPEIPFTRRLLTPVMIDRGTSRRH; encoded by the coding sequence GTGTCCACAATCGGCGACGTCGCCCGTGTTGCGGGCGTCTCCCGCAGCACCGTTTCGCACGCCCTGTCCGGCAAGCGGCCCATCTCCCTGGCGACGCGGGAGCGCATCGACGAGGCGATCCGCGAGCTGAAGTACACGGCGAACGCCGGCGCACGTGCCCTTGCGACGTCGAAGTCGTCGATCCTCGGCCTGATCGTGCCGTTCACGCCGGAGGAGTTCGCGCCGGCGACGATGCAGTACGTGCTCGCGATCACGGAGACCGCCCGCTCGCTGGGCTACGACGTGCTGCTGGTCACCGAGGACGAGGGTTCCGCCGGGATCACCCGGATCAGCGAGAGCAACCTCGTCGACGGCGTCATCCTGCTGGACGTCAAGCGGCACGACGACCGGCTCGCCGCGCTCGCGGAAGCCAGGTGCCCCGCTGTGCTCATCGGTGTGCCCGAGGGTGATGTCGAGCTCGATGTCGTGGACCTCGACTTCACTGCGGCAGGCGGCCTGCTGGTGCAGCACCTGCACGACGAGGGGCACCGAGAGGCCGTCTTCGTCACGCTCCCCGACGCGATCTTCCGGCTCGAGCTGGCATACGCCTGGCTGTTCCGCGACGCGGTGGTGGCCAAGGCCGCCGAGCTCGGAGTCGAGCTGCACGCCGTCGAGGGCGACGCCGACCCGGAACGCCGCGCAGCCGCGATCTCCTCGGCGCTGGACGCCCACCCGGAGGCCACGGCGCTGCTGGTGCACAACGACGGCGCCCTCGCCGACCTGCAGCAGATCCTGCACGAGCGGACGCTGCGCGTGCCTGAGGACCTGGCCGTCGTGAGCCTGTACCCGGAGCAGTTCGGCCGGATGTTCTCCCTGCCCTACACGGCGATCGAGACCTCGGCGGCACGTGTCGCTGCCGACGCCGTGCACCTGCTGGCCAGCCGGATCGACGATCCCGAGATCCCGTTCACCCGCCGCCTGCTGACCCCGGTCATGATCGACCGAGGTACCAGCCGAAGGCACTGA
- a CDS encoding aspartate/glutamate racemase family protein → MPDVGAPSVGPGAGGALVGVLGGVGPLATVLFLERVVRLTDAAHDQDHVDMAVLQHATIPDRTAFVLGRSTDDPGPVLAADARRLAALGADFLVLPCNTAHAFAGAIGAATSVPLLSMVDVTVSAVLSSDTWAGRLSGPRPEAVGLLATEGTIASGVYLDAFGALGVKALVPDVAGQAMVTSLIYDGVKAGRGGDLTALEGVITNLRSRGAGAIVLGCTELSVAAEATPPALLPDVVLVDALDELARATVLRAGRRLRAEG, encoded by the coding sequence TTGCCTGACGTCGGCGCGCCGAGCGTCGGGCCCGGGGCGGGAGGCGCGCTCGTCGGGGTGCTGGGCGGGGTCGGGCCGCTCGCGACCGTCCTGTTCCTGGAACGCGTCGTCCGGCTGACCGACGCGGCACACGATCAGGACCACGTCGACATGGCGGTGCTGCAGCACGCGACCATCCCGGACCGGACGGCGTTCGTGCTGGGGCGCTCCACCGACGATCCAGGGCCCGTGCTCGCCGCCGACGCGCGGCGACTCGCCGCTCTGGGGGCCGACTTCCTCGTGCTGCCGTGCAACACGGCACACGCATTCGCCGGTGCGATCGGCGCGGCGACGTCGGTCCCCCTGCTGTCCATGGTGGACGTGACGGTGTCCGCGGTGCTGTCGTCCGATACCTGGGCCGGTCGCCTCAGCGGGCCACGGCCGGAGGCCGTCGGCCTCCTCGCGACGGAGGGAACGATCGCGTCGGGCGTCTACCTGGACGCCTTCGGCGCGCTCGGCGTCAAGGCCCTGGTGCCGGACGTCGCCGGCCAGGCGATGGTCACGTCCCTGATCTACGACGGCGTGAAGGCGGGCCGTGGCGGTGACCTGACCGCGCTGGAGGGTGTCATCACCAACCTGCGCTCGCGCGGGGCCGGCGCGATCGTGCTGGGGTGCACCGAGCTGTCGGTCGCGGCGGAGGCGACCCCGCCGGCCCTCCTGCCCGACGTCGTGCTCGTGGACGCTCTCGACGAGCTGGCCCGGGCAACCGTGCTGCGCGCGGGGCGGCGGCTGCGCGCGGAGGGATGA
- a CDS encoding carboxylate--amine ligase, translated as MTNLAAVHPVILGGDAGAYSLARAFHEGYGVRSTVVSIVPTPNVAHSNIIENVVEPRLDDPAVMVELIRRIAATAPGPVIALTCVDWYVRALSEHRDRLEDVAVVPYAPVDLLDHVMDKQRFSKLCHEIGVPHPRTEVRAGGDPVGDLDLRYPLIAKPGDNTAWHHTKFHGKAKVHLVQDRAELSMLLRAAGDAGYRRPMIIQEYIPGDDSQMRIMTTYSDRTGAMRMAWGGRVLLEEHTPGTLGNPAAILTGRLPQLEADTRRLVEHLGWTGFANFDVKVDPRTGVGHFLELNPRTGRSNFYLTASGLNPATYWMADHLSADWPKAIEPLEVLYRIIPGFLLEKYVQDKSMRAALRRAHVVHPLKYKRDLSPRRDAWVRLAELNQVRKFSRFHPLQEAGPVPGQPDTGPLPSAECEVA; from the coding sequence ATGACGAACCTCGCAGCCGTCCACCCGGTCATCCTCGGTGGAGACGCCGGCGCTTACAGTCTGGCTCGCGCCTTCCACGAGGGCTACGGCGTCCGGTCCACCGTCGTGTCCATCGTCCCGACGCCCAACGTCGCGCACTCCAACATCATCGAGAACGTCGTCGAGCCGCGCCTCGACGACCCCGCCGTGATGGTGGAGCTGATCCGCCGGATCGCCGCGACTGCACCAGGCCCGGTCATCGCGCTCACCTGCGTGGACTGGTACGTGCGGGCACTCTCTGAGCACCGCGATCGGCTGGAGGACGTGGCGGTCGTCCCCTACGCGCCGGTCGATCTGCTCGATCACGTGATGGACAAGCAGCGGTTCTCCAAGCTCTGCCACGAGATCGGGGTCCCCCACCCCCGCACGGAGGTGCGCGCCGGCGGGGATCCGGTCGGCGACCTCGACCTGCGGTATCCGCTGATCGCCAAGCCCGGTGACAACACGGCGTGGCACCACACGAAGTTCCATGGCAAGGCGAAGGTGCACCTGGTGCAGGATCGCGCCGAGCTGTCGATGCTCCTGCGGGCGGCCGGAGACGCGGGCTACCGGCGGCCGATGATCATCCAGGAGTACATACCCGGCGACGACTCGCAGATGCGGATCATGACCACCTACTCCGACCGCACGGGCGCAATGCGCATGGCGTGGGGCGGTCGAGTGCTGCTCGAGGAGCACACGCCCGGGACGCTGGGGAACCCGGCGGCGATCCTCACCGGGCGGCTCCCGCAGCTCGAGGCGGACACCCGCCGGCTCGTGGAGCACCTGGGCTGGACCGGGTTCGCGAACTTCGACGTGAAGGTGGACCCGCGTACCGGCGTCGGGCACTTCCTGGAGCTGAACCCGCGTACGGGGCGGTCCAACTTCTACCTGACCGCAAGCGGCCTGAACCCTGCCACCTACTGGATGGCGGACCACCTCTCCGCCGACTGGCCCAAGGCCATCGAGCCGCTGGAGGTGCTGTACCGCATCATCCCGGGCTTCCTCCTGGAGAAGTACGTGCAGGACAAGTCGATGCGCGCCGCCCTGCGCCGCGCCCATGTCGTGCACCCGCTGAAGTACAAGCGGGACCTGTCGCCGCGCCGCGACGCCTGGGTGCGTCTCGCGGAGCTGAACCAGGTCCGCAAGTTCTCGCGGTTCCACCCGCTGCAGGAAGCGGGCCCGGTGCCCGGGCAGCCTGACACCGGGCCCCTTCCGTCGGCGGAGTGCGAGGTTGCCTGA
- a CDS encoding RBBP9/YdeN family alpha/beta hydrolase, whose protein sequence is MARRAIIFHGTTANPTVIWYPWLAEQLRARGYDVETPHHPGTNVEPIATFLPTVLAAHTFDEDTVLVGHSGGAALLLALLEHLDVTVAQALLVAGYSTQPNDGDEPVLQGSYDWAAIRSHARELVFLNSVTDEFGCDADQGRAMFDQLGGTLVVRDDGHFTADTLEIVDRLIP, encoded by the coding sequence ATGGCACGCAGGGCAATCATCTTCCACGGGACCACCGCCAACCCGACAGTGATCTGGTACCCCTGGCTCGCCGAGCAGCTGCGGGCACGCGGGTACGACGTCGAGACGCCGCACCACCCCGGGACCAACGTCGAGCCGATCGCGACGTTCCTGCCCACCGTGCTCGCGGCGCACACGTTCGACGAGGACACCGTGCTGGTGGGGCACTCGGGCGGGGCCGCGCTGCTGCTGGCGCTGCTGGAGCACCTCGACGTCACCGTGGCGCAGGCGCTCCTCGTCGCCGGCTACTCGACGCAGCCGAACGACGGCGACGAGCCGGTGCTGCAGGGCTCCTACGACTGGGCGGCCATCCGCTCGCACGCCCGCGAGCTGGTGTTCCTCAACTCCGTGACCGACGAGTTCGGCTGCGACGCGGACCAGGGCCGGGCCATGTTCGACCAGCTCGGCGGCACGCTCGTGGTGCGCGACGACGGGCACTTCACCGCGGACACGCTGGAGATCGTGGACCGGCTCATTCCCTGA
- a CDS encoding N-acetyltransferase family protein → MSDFHIRASTPDDAVGIAAVHWTTRRAIYGDLLAPKHWEFETLGTRTEGWMRILAAGNKALVAEVGEKIVGFAMKNPSGPHLGHPPARAIELHELYVDPNFHGTNVGHALLENALPPGTPAQLWTFASSPRARKFFQRAGFLPDGVTATDPDTNVLEVRLLR, encoded by the coding sequence ATGTCAGACTTCCACATCCGCGCCTCGACCCCGGACGATGCCGTGGGCATCGCCGCGGTGCACTGGACCACGCGGCGCGCGATCTATGGCGACCTCCTGGCGCCCAAGCACTGGGAGTTCGAGACGCTCGGCACCCGCACCGAGGGCTGGATGCGGATCCTCGCGGCCGGGAACAAGGCGCTCGTCGCCGAGGTGGGCGAGAAGATCGTCGGCTTCGCGATGAAGAACCCGTCCGGCCCGCACCTGGGTCACCCGCCGGCCCGGGCCATCGAGCTGCACGAGCTCTACGTCGACCCGAACTTCCACGGCACCAACGTTGGCCACGCCCTGCTGGAGAACGCCCTGCCGCCCGGCACACCCGCGCAGCTCTGGACGTTCGCGTCCAGCCCCCGGGCACGCAAGTTCTTCCAGCGCGCCGGGTTCCTGCCCGACGGCGTCACCGCTACCGACCCCGACACGAACGTCCTCGAGGTGCGCCTGCTGCGCTGA
- a CDS encoding N-acetyltransferase family protein: protein MNLRTATLSDAAAVARVHHTTWVTTYGAILPPEFWATATLERRTSTWQRWLANGAAPVVAEVEGEVIGIAMAGDAVEQEDVVPVRGRQLYLLYVLAAHHGTGVGQSLLDAVVPPGTGAQLWVAEDNPRARRFYERNGFTLEGARVVDASTADLAELRMVR, encoded by the coding sequence GTGAACCTGCGTACAGCCACTCTGTCCGACGCCGCCGCGGTCGCCCGGGTGCACCACACGACCTGGGTCACGACCTACGGGGCGATCCTCCCGCCCGAGTTCTGGGCCACCGCCACGCTGGAGCGTCGCACCTCGACGTGGCAGCGCTGGCTGGCGAACGGCGCAGCCCCGGTCGTCGCGGAGGTCGAAGGTGAGGTGATCGGCATCGCGATGGCCGGTGACGCCGTCGAGCAGGAGGACGTGGTGCCGGTACGTGGCCGGCAGCTGTACCTGCTGTACGTCCTGGCGGCGCACCACGGGACCGGCGTCGGGCAGTCGCTGCTGGATGCCGTGGTGCCGCCCGGCACCGGCGCGCAGCTCTGGGTGGCGGAGGACAACCCGAGGGCTCGCCGCTTCTACGAGCGCAACGGGTTCACTTTGGAGGGCGCGCGGGTGGTCGACGCGAGCACCGCGGACCTCGCCGAGCTACGCATGGTCAGATAG
- a CDS encoding ATP-binding cassette domain-containing protein gives MIAGHSSGKSVPTAPVPNAQRGLGVESVSWGIGGSLVLDGVRVVAPAGAVTGVLGPNGSGKSTLLRVLAGVQHAGRTVSASGTASSATPPVMTFGDADLGAMPRRERARVLALVEQDATTDLPLTVLDAVLLGRIPHRALLAGDSDADRAAAHAALDVAGAKDLADREVGTLSGGERQRVHMARALAQQPRLLLLDEPTNHLDIAAQLHAMRVLRDLAADGVTVVAALHDLNLAASTCDHLVLLDHGRVVAAGPVGDVLVPAVLEPVYGVLVDVLQHPRTGRPVLSFDRG, from the coding sequence ATGATTGCTGGACATTCGTCGGGCAAGAGCGTCCCGACCGCACCGGTACCCAATGCTCAGCGGGGGCTGGGGGTCGAGTCCGTCTCTTGGGGGATCGGGGGGTCCCTGGTCTTGGACGGCGTTCGGGTGGTCGCCCCGGCCGGCGCCGTCACCGGCGTGCTCGGGCCCAACGGGTCAGGGAAGTCCACGCTGCTGCGGGTCCTGGCGGGTGTGCAGCACGCGGGCCGGACGGTTTCGGCGTCCGGCACAGCGTCCTCCGCCACACCGCCGGTCATGACGTTCGGCGACGCCGACCTGGGCGCGATGCCCCGCCGAGAGCGGGCCCGCGTGCTCGCCCTCGTGGAGCAGGACGCCACCACCGACCTGCCGCTGACCGTGCTCGACGCCGTGCTGCTGGGCCGCATCCCGCACCGTGCCCTGCTCGCGGGCGACTCGGACGCCGACCGGGCCGCCGCCCACGCGGCCCTCGACGTCGCGGGAGCAAAGGACCTCGCGGACCGCGAGGTCGGCACGCTGTCGGGCGGCGAGCGCCAGCGGGTGCACATGGCGCGCGCCCTGGCGCAGCAGCCGCGCCTGCTCCTGCTCGACGAGCCGACCAACCACCTGGACATCGCGGCCCAGCTGCATGCCATGCGCGTGCTGCGCGACCTGGCCGCGGACGGCGTGACCGTCGTCGCTGCCCTGCACGACCTGAACCTGGCCGCCTCGACCTGTGACCATCTGGTCCTGCTGGACCACGGCCGGGTCGTAGCGGCCGGACCGGTCGGCGACGTGCTCGTCCCTGCCGTCCTGGAGCCGGTCTACGGGGTGCTGGTGGATGTGCTGCAGCACCCGCGGACGGGCCGCCCGGTGCTCTCCTTCGACCGCGGCTGA
- a CDS encoding putative F420-0 ABC transporter permease subunit, with translation MTRPALALPVAAVVLVLSVGVAVTIGQADLALSEVGRSLATHLGLGRALGLEPLSALRDGMVWQLRMPRILTAAAVGAGLAVCGAVMQSLTRNPLADPYLLGLSSGASLGAVLVLLAGVPLLLPVAAFAGAVGALALALTLAGALGAITPTRTVLAGLAISQLCAAAVSFVIFWSATGDAFREVLSWLMGSVASATWTSVAITGGAVLVLGTLLALSGSVLDAFTFGDTAAAALGIRVNRTRWVLLIGVALLTGALVSQSGSIGFVGLILPHAVRLLTGARHRLLLPLSALAGASFLVWADTLARTVFEPRELPVGIVTAAIGAPIFALLLWKGNHR, from the coding sequence GTGACCCGTCCCGCGCTCGCCCTGCCCGTCGCGGCGGTTGTGCTGGTCCTGAGCGTCGGCGTCGCGGTGACGATCGGGCAGGCGGACCTGGCGCTGTCCGAGGTCGGCCGGTCGCTCGCGACCCACCTCGGGCTGGGCCGGGCGCTCGGCCTGGAACCGCTGTCCGCGCTGCGCGACGGCATGGTGTGGCAGCTGCGGATGCCCCGCATCCTCACCGCGGCTGCGGTCGGCGCGGGCCTCGCGGTGTGCGGCGCCGTGATGCAGTCGCTCACGCGCAACCCGCTCGCCGACCCGTACCTGCTCGGGCTGTCGTCGGGGGCGTCGCTGGGCGCGGTGCTCGTGCTGCTGGCGGGTGTCCCGCTGCTGCTGCCGGTCGCGGCGTTCGCCGGGGCGGTGGGGGCGCTCGCCCTCGCGCTCACGCTGGCGGGGGCGCTCGGCGCGATCACGCCCACCCGCACCGTGCTGGCGGGGCTCGCGATCAGCCAGCTCTGCGCGGCCGCCGTGTCGTTCGTAATCTTCTGGTCGGCCACCGGCGACGCCTTCCGCGAGGTGCTGTCGTGGCTCATGGGGTCGGTCGCCTCGGCGACGTGGACGTCGGTGGCGATCACCGGTGGCGCCGTGCTGGTGCTCGGCACGCTGCTGGCGCTGTCCGGCTCCGTGCTCGACGCGTTCACGTTCGGCGACACCGCGGCGGCCGCCCTCGGGATCCGGGTGAACCGGACGCGCTGGGTCCTGCTGATCGGCGTCGCGCTGCTGACCGGGGCGCTCGTGTCGCAGAGCGGGTCCATCGGGTTCGTCGGGCTGATCCTGCCGCACGCGGTGCGGCTGCTCACCGGCGCGCGGCACCGGCTGCTGCTGCCGCTGTCCGCGCTGGCCGGGGCGTCGTTCCTGGTCTGGGCCGACACCCTGGCCCGCACCGTCTTCGAGCCGCGCGAGCTGCCGGTGGGCATAGTCACGGCCGCCATCGGCGCCCCGATCTTCGCCCTCCTCCTCTGGAAGGGAAACCACCGATGA
- a CDS encoding putative F420-0 ABC transporter substrate-binding protein, which produces MNPRHVRPVVLPAIAAAAALVLAACSAAAPGASDAGVSDAGGATPASGSFPVTLDNCGFETTVEAPPERVVTIKSSTTEMLLALGLGEKIVGSAFLDGPVPDSLASVPAVEQPFADEAPGSEATLELEPDLVYAGWESNLTAETAGDRETLAGLGVATYVSPAACKEDGYMPDPLTFDTVFAEIEEVGSLFDADDAAAALVEEQRAALAAIEPDDRGLTALWWSSGEDTPYVGAGIGAPQMIMDAAGLTNVSADVHDTWTSLGWENVVEADPDVIVLVDAAWNPADAKIESLESNAATREMTAVREGRYVVVPFPATEAGVRNVDAVASVVEQLADLDL; this is translated from the coding sequence GTGAACCCCCGCCACGTCCGTCCCGTCGTCCTGCCCGCGATCGCCGCTGCCGCGGCTCTTGTTCTTGCCGCCTGCTCGGCCGCCGCTCCCGGTGCGTCCGACGCCGGTGTGTCCGACGCCGGGGGCGCGACGCCGGCGTCGGGCAGCTTTCCTGTCACGCTCGACAACTGCGGGTTCGAGACGACGGTGGAGGCGCCGCCGGAGCGGGTGGTGACCATCAAGTCGTCCACCACGGAGATGCTGCTGGCGCTCGGCCTGGGCGAGAAGATCGTCGGCTCGGCGTTCCTCGACGGGCCGGTGCCGGACTCGCTGGCGTCCGTGCCCGCCGTCGAGCAGCCGTTCGCCGATGAGGCGCCCGGCTCCGAGGCGACGCTCGAGCTGGAACCCGACCTGGTCTACGCCGGCTGGGAGTCCAACCTGACGGCAGAGACGGCGGGCGACCGCGAGACCCTCGCCGGGCTCGGCGTCGCCACGTACGTGTCGCCAGCCGCCTGCAAGGAGGACGGGTACATGCCGGACCCGCTCACCTTCGACACCGTGTTCGCGGAGATCGAGGAGGTGGGCTCCCTGTTCGACGCCGACGACGCCGCGGCCGCGCTCGTCGAGGAGCAGCGTGCGGCGCTGGCGGCGATCGAGCCCGACGACCGCGGGCTGACGGCGCTGTGGTGGTCCTCGGGCGAGGACACCCCGTACGTGGGCGCGGGCATCGGCGCACCGCAGATGATCATGGACGCGGCGGGCCTGACCAACGTCTCGGCCGACGTGCACGACACCTGGACCTCGCTCGGCTGGGAGAACGTCGTCGAGGCCGACCCGGACGTCATTGTGCTGGTCGATGCCGCGTGGAACCCCGCGGACGCCAAGATCGAGTCCCTGGAGTCCAACGCCGCGACCCGTGAGATGACGGCGGTCAGGGAGGGGCGCTACGTGGTGGTGCCGTTCCCGGCGACCGAGGCCGGCGTGCGGAACGTCGACGCCGTCGCCTCGGTGGTGGAGCAGCTGGCGGACCTGGACCTGTGA
- a CDS encoding nitrilase-related carbon-nitrogen hydrolase, whose amino-acid sequence MTTVRVAFTQARWTGDKESMIALHEGWAREAASQGAQVIAFQELFYGPYFGITQDPAYYRYAEPVDGPTVERFAALAAELGIVMVLPIYEEAQPGVLYNTAVVVDADGTVLGSYRKHHIPNLDKFWEKFYFRPGNLGFPVFDTAVGKIGVYICYDRHFPEGWRELALNGAQIVFNPNATKPGLSNRLWEIEQPAAAIANGYFVVANNRVGLEDNEYGADAVNFYGSSYAVGPDGNYVGEIASSTNDELVVRDLDLDQVREVRERWQFFRDRRPDAYTAITAP is encoded by the coding sequence ATGACCACCGTCCGAGTTGCGTTCACCCAGGCCCGCTGGACCGGGGACAAAGAGTCCATGATCGCCCTCCACGAGGGCTGGGCCCGGGAGGCGGCGAGCCAGGGCGCACAGGTGATCGCCTTCCAGGAGCTGTTCTACGGCCCGTACTTCGGCATCACGCAGGACCCCGCCTACTACCGGTACGCGGAGCCGGTCGACGGCCCGACGGTCGAGCGGTTCGCGGCGCTCGCGGCGGAGCTGGGCATCGTCATGGTCCTGCCGATCTACGAGGAGGCCCAGCCCGGCGTCCTCTACAACACGGCGGTGGTGGTCGACGCCGACGGCACCGTGCTCGGCAGCTACCGCAAGCACCACATCCCGAACCTCGACAAGTTCTGGGAGAAGTTCTACTTCCGGCCCGGCAACCTGGGCTTCCCGGTCTTCGACACCGCAGTCGGCAAGATCGGCGTCTACATCTGCTACGACCGGCACTTCCCCGAGGGCTGGCGTGAGCTGGCGCTGAACGGCGCGCAGATCGTCTTCAACCCCAACGCGACCAAGCCCGGGCTCTCCAACCGGCTCTGGGAGATCGAGCAGCCGGCCGCCGCGATCGCCAACGGCTACTTCGTCGTGGCGAACAACCGGGTGGGCCTGGAGGACAACGAGTACGGCGCCGACGCGGTGAACTTCTACGGCTCCTCGTACGCCGTCGGGCCGGACGGGAACTACGTGGGCGAGATCGCGTCGTCCACCAACGACGAGCTGGTGGTGCGCGACCTCGACCTGGACCAGGTGCGCGAGGTCCGCGAGCGGTGGCAGTTCTTCCGCGACCGCCGTCCGGACGCCTACACCGCCATCACCGCGCCGTAG